DNA sequence from the Bacteroidota bacterium genome:
TGATCCGTATTGTAAATCCTCAACGTATCATCAAGCACAGAAATTTCCTCATCAATCACCGTTACAAATTCGTTACTGTCATTGTCGGCAAACTGAAGAGATGCATCAGCATTCAGTGAATTTGTGGAAATAAGGTGAAGAGGAATTTCAAGCGAGTATTCATTGTGGATGTTCACCGTGCGAAAAGATGCAGTGGGGGCGGAATCGGAATTATTTTTTTCATGAACAGCGGGAGTGTTGCAGGAAAAAAATAAAAATAAAAAAGAGGGAAGGGAAAAAAAACAGGAAATAAAAAAAGAAAAACTTATTTTTCGGGAACGCATGTCATTTGCTCAGAGTTTTCCGGCCAGCACACAACTTCTCTTGTATTCTTTCACGGTGCCGTCCTGTTTGAACGCTTCGAAATAGATCACGTATGCGCCAACGCGCGCTTTCGTGCGATCGTCCATTGTTCCATCCCAGGAAAAACTTCCGTTCATTGTTCCGAGCAATTCATTGCGCACCAGCGTACGCACCAGTCGCCCGCGCGCATCGTACACGGAAACATTCGCCACATAACCCGGCTCGGAAAAAAGATAATTGATATTGATCACGTCGTTGTAGCCGTCTCCGTCGGGAGAAAATATCTGCTGCGAAGTTTCCGCCGAAACGGTCACTGCCCCGTCATCAGCAGTTCCCATTGGGGAATACTGCGAATTCTGCTGTGTGGGCGTTGCGAATCCTATGTTTTCAGAAGCGCTGTGCCAGTTGGTGGGATCCTGCGTTTGCCGGTCGAAATCGATGCGCTCGAGCGAAACTCCTTTTGTGGTTTGCAGCAATGGAAAATGCCAGGAAGAAGAATACACGAGACTATCGATGATGTGAAAACCGGTGTCGGCAAGAATTACAATACCACCGCTAACATTCATGGATGGGATATTCGTCATGTCGAGGCAGAGATCAATGTTCGTTTCTGAAGGATATTGCTGTTGTACTAAAACACTACCCTGGCTCAGCACGAGATATTGCGAAGGGAAAAATAAATATCCTTCCGGCGCCACCACATTCAGATCATTGAGAATATGCGCAACCGTATCAGCCGTGCACAAAACAATATTTTTCAGATCTACAACTTTACCCGAGCGGTTATAGATCTCCACGAAATCTGTTCCTCCTGCATTCGGATCGAAAAGAATTTCATTGATCACAATATCATTTCTCAGCGCAGCTTCCGGCAATGCGAATGGCGCATCGTTCGGTGTTTCCAGTGCATTTCCCGCACAATCCGAAAGTGAAGTATTCACACTCACATGATAAATTATTCCTGCAACAATGGAAACAGGAAGCTTGAGATCGCATTTTGTAAAGTCAGGAGAAACTGGACGAACGCTCAGCGGATTTCCGATACTGTTATCGATCGTGTATCGCGACACATTCGCCATCGTTAAACTGTCGAGCGGTTCTGAAAAAAACAAACGGAGACTATCGGCAGCAAGAACAGAAACGCGAACGAGACGCGGAGCAACATGATCAGGATTCGATGCATTCACGCTATTGCGAGCACCCGGAGTTCCTCCTGCTGTTGCAACAGAAGCCTTCCAGTTGTTCATTCCCCCGCACGGATTATTCGGATCAATTTGTTCGAGCGACCATCCGCCATTCTGCTTCGCGCTATTCTGGTACCACGTGTCGGAATAAGTGACGGAATGAATTTCCATTCCACTCACATCGCGAAGTGTTATTGTTGCACCGGTATTTGTAAGCGCAGAAAAACTTGTTACGCCCACTACATTTATTCCTGTGAAAAGCGGGGCCGCCGTCGTTGAAGTGAGCACAACAAAACTATCGGCCGGTAAGGTTACACCAACAAGTGTGCGCGTCGTTGTTCCAACGGTGATCGTCCAGTTGTCGAGTGAAAGGGAATACGGTGTGCGGTTGAACAATTCAAAATATTCTTCATTCGGCAATTGCACCGGCGGATCGGGATCGGCCATGATCTCGTTGATCACTACATCATAGGGTTGAATTTTGTGATAGGAAAAAATTCCCGAATTCGGATTCGCCGCATTGCCCGCACAATCAGTAAGCGCGCCGAATGTGATCGTGTAGGTTGTGTTATTAGACAACGCAGTTCCCAGCGTGAGATAAATACACCGGAGTGTTGTGGTATCATAATAAAGTGAAATCGGATTTCCGATCGCAGGAGAAATATTGTAATTGGAAAGAGTAGTGAGTTGAGAGGGATCAATCGCTTCATTGAAACATAAAACAACATGCAAACTATCTGTTGCGGAAACCGATTGAAGAATGGGACCAATGATATCAGGAGAATTATTGTAAACAGAATTCTGCGTTCCGGGAGTTCCGCCGGCAACATTCACCGATGCGATCCAGTTTCCTGCAGGAGAACATCCAATGCCGGCATTTGGATTAATAAGTTCAAGCGTCCATCCTCCATTTTGTTTTATGGCATCCTGGTACCAGGAAATATCATAATCAACAGAATCGATTACGTTACTTGCAGCGTCCATCAATTTTAAATTGTCGCCCGAATTATTCAGCGAAGGCCATGAACTTACTCCGACCGTTGGGCCGTAAGGAGAAAGAAGTGAAGTGTCGGCATTTGCGCAGATGATCACGTAACCGCCGGCGGGGATCACGGCAGAATTCAGCGCCCCATTGGAAACGCCGTCTGTGAAACCCCATCCGCTGAGATCGAAATTATTTGCACTGCGATTGTAGAGTTCAACAAATTCAGTATTCGGCAATGCAACAACGGGAGAAGGATCGGCCATGATCTCGTTGATGATCACATCATGAAAAACAGGATTGCTCAATGGGAAATAAGTAAAATTCGTGTTCGCACTCGTGATCGCATTCGCGCTCAGGTCCTGCACGTTCGTGACCGTGAGCGTGTACGCGGTTGCGCTCACGAAGCTGCTGGAGAACGTGAGATGCACGAGCGAATGATTGACCGCATCGCGCACAGCCGTTATGGGATTGCCAATGGAATTATTTACGGAATAATTTGTTGTCACCTGGGAAGTCACCGCATCCACATTCTCATCGAATAAAACATCAAGCGCCGTTGCAGAAGTTGCCGTAGCAGAAACAAGTGTTGGAGGAGTGTTGTCAACAATTACGGGCCCCACATAAATATCGTCGTAATAGAATTTCGTTA
Encoded proteins:
- a CDS encoding lamin tail domain-containing protein, which encodes MKFRSAALLVVFFLFAGFIPAQISDNFSDGDFTANPTWSGDAADYQVNASFQLQLNSASTVADTSYLSFPSPFIGNAEWDFWVKESFAPSDNNNVRVYLVSDIANLKGNVNGYYVRMGENGSLDSIDLWEQSGTTQTKIIDGINNHCAATTNTLRIKVTRDATGTWTLYSDTTGGTNYQVEGMVFDNTHTTSSFFGVFSKYTISNVTKFYYDDIYVGPVIVDNTPPTLVSATATSATALDVLFDENVDAVTSQVTTNYSVNNSIGNPITAVRDAVNHSLVHLTFSSSFVSATAYTLTVTNVQDLSANAITSANTNFTYFPLSNPVFHDVIINEIMADPSPVVALPNTEFVELYNRSANNFDLSGWGFTDGVSNGALNSAVIPAGGYVIICANADTSLLSPYGPTVGVSSWPSLNNSGDNLKLMDAASNVIDSVDYDISWYQDAIKQNGGWTLELINPNAGIGCSPAGNWIASVNVAGGTPGTQNSVYNNSPDIIGPILQSVSATDSLHVVLCFNEAIDPSQLTTLSNYNISPAIGNPISLYYDTTTLRCIYLTLGTALSNNTTYTITFGALTDCAGNAANPNSGIFSYHKIQPYDVVINEIMADPDPPVQLPNEEYFELFNRTPYSLSLDNWTITVGTTTRTLVGVTLPADSFVVLTSTTAAPLFTGINVVGVTSFSALTNTGATITLRDVSGMEIHSVTYSDTWYQNSAKQNGGWSLEQIDPNNPCGGMNNWKASVATAGGTPGARNSVNASNPDHVAPRLVRVSVLAADSLRLFFSEPLDSLTMANVSRYTIDNSIGNPLSVRPVSPDFTKCDLKLPVSIVAGIIYHVSVNTSLSDCAGNALETPNDAPFALPEAALRNDIVINEILFDPNAGGTDFVEIYNRSGKVVDLKNIVLCTADTVAHILNDLNVVAPEGYLFFPSQYLVLSQGSVLVQQQYPSETNIDLCLDMTNIPSMNVSGGIVILADTGFHIIDSLVYSSSWHFPLLQTTKGVSLERIDFDRQTQDPTNWHSASENIGFATPTQQNSQYSPMGTADDGAVTVSAETSQQIFSPDGDGYNDVININYLFSEPGYVANVSVYDARGRLVRTLVRNELLGTMNGSFSWDGTMDDRTKARVGAYVIYFEAFKQDGTVKEYKRSCVLAGKL